A DNA window from Paenibacillus andongensis contains the following coding sequences:
- a CDS encoding ThiF family adenylyltransferase, with the protein MDTHIHIDHNDDVDTRYSRQVLFSPIGLEGQRKLGGSRVAIVGMGALGTVLANHMVRAGAGYVRLIDRDFVDTSNLQRQMLYDEEDAASTTPKAIAAAKRLQLVNSQVTIEPHVTDLNSLNAEQLLSDVDLILDGTDNFSVRFLINDVSIKLGIPWIYGGAVASRGVSLTIIPGQTPCLRCLFSQAPAAGTTETCDTAGVIGGIIHVVASFQATEALKLLVGAKDQLNLRMQQWDLWFNQNSAISVAGAHKSDCPACAMKQYDYLEAGVESDTIQSLCGRNSVQIHPVAPSDKPLEYWEERLKPLGPVDKNRFLLKFQASPDLQMIIFPDGRVLIQGTEDLIQAKSLYSRYIGM; encoded by the coding sequence TTGGACACACATATACATATAGATCATAATGATGACGTAGATACACGCTATTCCAGACAAGTTCTGTTTTCCCCCATTGGTTTAGAAGGACAGCGCAAGCTCGGAGGAAGTCGAGTGGCTATCGTAGGCATGGGTGCGCTAGGTACGGTACTTGCCAACCATATGGTTCGCGCAGGGGCTGGTTACGTACGATTGATCGATCGTGATTTTGTCGATACTAGCAACCTCCAACGACAAATGCTCTACGATGAAGAGGACGCTGCTAGCACAACACCCAAAGCAATTGCAGCAGCTAAACGGTTACAACTTGTTAATTCTCAGGTAACGATAGAGCCTCATGTAACCGATCTGAATTCCTTGAATGCTGAACAGCTCTTAAGTGATGTTGATTTAATTCTAGATGGAACCGATAACTTCTCGGTTCGCTTCCTAATTAACGATGTGAGTATCAAACTAGGGATTCCTTGGATTTATGGCGGTGCGGTCGCCTCTAGAGGAGTCTCTTTGACGATCATACCGGGACAAACCCCATGCCTTCGCTGCCTTTTCTCACAAGCCCCCGCAGCAGGTACAACTGAAACATGCGATACTGCCGGTGTTATTGGCGGGATCATTCATGTCGTAGCTTCTTTTCAAGCCACGGAAGCTCTTAAATTGCTTGTTGGCGCGAAAGATCAGCTTAATCTCCGAATGCAGCAATGGGACTTATGGTTCAACCAGAACTCAGCAATTAGTGTAGCCGGCGCTCATAAATCTGACTGTCCCGCCTGTGCAATGAAGCAGTACGATTACTTAGAAGCCGGTGTGGAAAGTGACACGATTCAATCGTTATGCGGTCGTAATTCCGTCCAGATTCATCCGGTAGCTCCTTCCGATAAACCGCTTGAATATTGGGAAGAACGATTAAAACCGCTTGGTCCGGTGGACAAAAATCGCTTCCTTTTAAAATTCCAAGCATCCCCAGATTTGCAGATGATCATCTTTCCAGATGGCCGTGTTCTCATCCAAGGAACCGAAGATTTAATTCAGGCTAAAAGTCTTTACAGCCGATATATTGGGATGTAG
- a CDS encoding HD-GYP domain-containing protein → MRIHVLQLIVGDKLISDSYNMVGLHLLSSGTVVDAGDILMLNRHNVDYVDIQPRASEATNELDEPTVRHATNTQLHTFNNAISGIKDLFSVVENGGSIQNETIESAFNPMIQSFQEEKDVVSLLLSLNSKDDYTYQHSVQVGMLSYYIAKWMNKSEKEALHIGKAGYLHDIGKSKIHTDILHKPSKLTNDEYGEIQKHTIYGYEIIKQSLNDNILALVALEHHERMDGTGYPLRKKSTEIHSYSLIIAVADVYSAMISNRVYQQKRDLLIVLKELHRMSFGQLDPKITQIFIRNMIPNFIGKKVSLSDGRVGTIVMTNPCDFFRPLININNQFLDLSQLGDVEITQIAI, encoded by the coding sequence ATGCGTATCCATGTGCTTCAACTTATTGTTGGTGATAAACTAATTTCAGATTCCTACAATATGGTAGGACTTCATCTTCTTTCATCAGGCACGGTTGTCGATGCGGGAGATATTTTGATGCTTAATCGCCACAATGTGGATTATGTCGATATACAGCCTAGAGCGAGTGAAGCCACTAACGAACTAGATGAGCCTACAGTCCGGCACGCAACTAACACGCAATTACACACTTTTAACAATGCAATCTCCGGTATAAAAGATTTATTTTCGGTCGTCGAAAACGGTGGATCCATTCAAAATGAAACTATCGAATCCGCTTTCAATCCGATGATCCAAAGCTTTCAGGAGGAGAAAGACGTTGTTTCGTTACTTCTCTCTTTGAACAGCAAAGATGACTATACCTACCAGCACAGTGTGCAAGTAGGCATGTTATCCTATTATATTGCCAAGTGGATGAATAAAAGTGAGAAAGAAGCCCTTCATATTGGAAAAGCCGGCTATCTACACGATATTGGCAAAAGCAAAATCCATACGGATATTCTACATAAGCCCTCAAAACTAACCAATGATGAGTACGGTGAAATTCAGAAACATACGATATACGGCTATGAAATCATCAAACAATCCTTAAATGACAATATCCTTGCTCTCGTTGCTCTAGAGCACCATGAACGTATGGATGGTACAGGCTATCCTTTACGCAAAAAGAGTACAGAAATCCATTCGTACTCGCTGATAATTGCGGTTGCAGACGTTTATAGCGCTATGATCAGCAACCGAGTTTATCAGCAAAAACGTGATCTTCTAATCGTTCTGAAGGAACTGCACCGCATGAGTTTTGGCCAACTAGATCCGAAAATAACGCAAATATTTATCCGCAACATGATTCCTAATTTTATCGGTAAGAAAGTGTCACTCAGTGACGGACGTGTCGGTACGATCGTCATGACAAATCCATGCGATTTCTTCCGACCTTTAATTAACATCAATAATCAATTCTTGGATCTGTCACAGCTTGGCGACGTAGAAATAACGCAAATCGCGATCTAA
- a CDS encoding DUF350 domain-containing protein: protein MIVLDIVISLFVIVLLQFAGMYVFSLMTPYRDMEEINNGNVAVGITMGGKFVATAIVLCIAAYTNSSIWHMSLWFAVGYACLLATYWIFDWLTPGVKLSDQLKDGNVAVGTLLAAVYIGIAIAVSSLII from the coding sequence ATGATTGTTTTGGATATTGTCATTAGTTTATTTGTGATTGTTCTGCTGCAATTCGCAGGTATGTATGTGTTTAGTTTAATGACACCCTACCGCGATATGGAAGAAATAAACAACGGCAATGTAGCCGTCGGTATCACCATGGGCGGTAAATTTGTAGCTACGGCGATTGTTTTGTGTATTGCAGCTTACACCAATTCATCAATTTGGCATATGAGCTTATGGTTCGCGGTAGGGTATGCATGTCTACTTGCTACGTATTGGATCTTTGATTGGCTCACGCCTGGTGTGAAGCTATCTGATCAACTAAAGGATGGGAATGTAGCTGTTGGCACCCTGCTAGCAGCTGTCTATATTGGAATCGCAATTGCTGTTAGCAGTCTTATTATTTAA
- a CDS encoding helix-turn-helix domain-containing protein — protein MGKRLKEEARLKIVKEALAGIKVGVLARMYDIHPETIRLWIRDHRDSIPPEEIPVADEHLQELQRLQDVEQRYEKAVKVLGEKELELEILRELLKKKDPAYPRNSK, from the coding sequence ATGGGGAAAAGGCTGAAAGAAGAAGCACGGCTTAAAATTGTTAAGGAAGCGTTGGCTGGTATTAAGGTGGGGGTATTAGCCCGCATGTATGACATCCATCCTGAAACCATCCGTTTGTGGATCAGAGATCACCGTGACTCTATTCCTCCGGAAGAAATCCCAGTGGCTGACGAGCATCTGCAAGAATTGCAGCGTCTACAAGATGTAGAACAACGCTATGAAAAAGCCGTTAAAGTACTTGGCGAGAAAGAGCTAGAGCTTGAGATCCTGCGCGAATTGCTAAAAAAGAAAGACCCCGCTTATCCGAGAAATTCGAAGTAG
- a CDS encoding IS3 family transposase yields the protein MKRGEPVALVLRILGLSESTYYDRKKRATTPLSECSKESRRGRPVPGYSHTFTGEQVCDKQINAWLLELIEGEEHVYGYKLLAQCIRDQHNVRLDKKKSYRLCKELGILQKPRQRIQTHPRRLAKNRVVTGSNQLWQMDIKYGYVIGQERFFYMLSIIDVFDRVVVKQYRGPVCEAKHAVQTLCYAMQSRLNPGEEMPVIRTDNGPQFVSKLFGDMCECLDVVHERIPPRTPNMNAYIESFHSLLERHLFGIRDFMTFEEAYDALDRYMDFYNNRRMHGSLNRKPPKMFSAWVKTLDDTSAFHKAM from the coding sequence ATTAAGCGGGGTGAACCAGTAGCGTTGGTTCTGCGTATCCTTGGCCTTTCAGAGTCCACCTATTACGATCGTAAGAAGAGAGCTACCACCCCGCTATCTGAATGTTCCAAAGAAAGCCGGAGAGGGCGCCCTGTGCCTGGATACTCACATACGTTTACGGGTGAACAAGTGTGTGACAAACAAATCAATGCGTGGCTGCTTGAGCTCATAGAGGGCGAAGAACATGTCTATGGCTACAAGCTTCTTGCACAATGTATTCGTGACCAACATAACGTGAGACTGGACAAAAAGAAATCGTATCGCTTATGCAAAGAGCTAGGCATTCTTCAAAAGCCACGCCAGCGCATACAGACGCATCCTCGTAGACTGGCAAAGAACCGAGTCGTAACAGGCTCCAACCAATTATGGCAAATGGATATCAAATACGGATACGTCATTGGACAGGAGCGCTTCTTTTATATGCTCAGCATCATTGATGTGTTTGACCGTGTCGTCGTTAAACAGTACAGAGGTCCGGTATGTGAGGCCAAGCATGCGGTCCAGACGCTTTGTTATGCGATGCAGAGCCGGCTAAACCCTGGCGAAGAGATGCCTGTAATCCGTACAGATAACGGCCCGCAATTCGTAAGCAAACTGTTTGGAGATATGTGTGAGTGCCTTGACGTCGTCCATGAACGCATTCCGCCAAGGACGCCGAATATGAATGCTTACATTGAGTCGTTTCACAGTCTACTTGAACGTCACTTGTTCGGCATAAGAGACTTCATGACCTTTGAAGAGGCTTATGATGCACTCGATCGTTACATGGACTTCTACAATAATCGCAGGATGCATGGTAGTTTAAACCGAAAACCTCCGAAGATGTTTTCAGCATGGGTCAAGACGCTGGATGACACTTCTGCCTTTCATAAAGCGATGTAA
- a CDS encoding glutathionylspermidine synthase family protein: protein MIYEVIGNPSANRDRRVQQLANLGFTWADMEEEAYWIDQLVVMQRHVYEELIHAAGALWNVFDKTVRYVKGKRELYELLSIPEVLWDGLDQLEPGAAGFISRYARFDFTVNQQGEIKLLELNADTPTGYVEAAIATPWLCDQMGIESPNHAMKELIRLAWEIEAPDFAACTAYGKHVEDTGTIDALVAHSGRKMTCVDCLDLWIDEGVVKVGENQIITKMFALYPKEWMGIDDGGEAFSYAIEEQFIQVFNPLHAVILQSKGLQAIIWGLHEEGAEMFTSDEHKAIGSYMLPTYMTPELTGDYVSKSMFGREGGSVELYNTLGELEVKDEVGFDTSVFFKRVYQQRADLPELSFAHGNKHLLTGLFVLNGIPCGLLGRAGGMITGNASQFVPIGVKAP from the coding sequence TTGATATATGAAGTCATAGGGAATCCTTCTGCTAACAGAGATCGCAGGGTGCAGCAGCTGGCGAACCTTGGATTTACATGGGCAGATATGGAAGAGGAAGCATACTGGATTGACCAACTTGTAGTTATGCAGCGACATGTATACGAAGAACTTATCCATGCGGCAGGAGCTTTGTGGAACGTGTTTGATAAGACGGTTCGTTATGTGAAAGGGAAGAGGGAGTTATATGAGCTCTTGTCTATTCCTGAAGTGCTGTGGGATGGGCTAGATCAGCTTGAGCCTGGTGCCGCAGGTTTCATTAGTCGATATGCCAGATTTGATTTTACAGTGAATCAGCAAGGCGAAATCAAGCTTTTAGAGCTGAATGCTGACACACCTACGGGGTATGTTGAAGCAGCGATTGCTACACCCTGGTTATGTGATCAAATGGGAATAGAATCACCGAACCATGCTATGAAAGAACTAATCCGCTTAGCATGGGAAATCGAAGCGCCTGACTTTGCTGCCTGCACCGCGTATGGAAAGCATGTTGAAGATACAGGAACTATTGATGCCCTTGTAGCGCATAGCGGAAGAAAGATGACCTGTGTCGATTGTTTGGATTTGTGGATCGATGAAGGCGTTGTTAAGGTTGGAGAGAACCAAATCATCACTAAAATGTTTGCGCTGTATCCAAAGGAATGGATGGGCATTGATGATGGGGGAGAGGCTTTCTCTTATGCGATTGAAGAACAATTCATACAAGTGTTCAATCCATTACACGCGGTCATCTTGCAGTCAAAAGGCTTGCAAGCTATCATATGGGGCTTACATGAGGAAGGCGCAGAAATGTTCACCTCTGACGAGCACAAGGCAATAGGGAGCTATATGCTGCCTACTTATATGACGCCTGAGCTTACAGGTGATTACGTATCCAAATCTATGTTTGGCAGAGAAGGCGGCTCAGTGGAATTGTATAACACGCTGGGTGAATTAGAGGTCAAAGATGAAGTTGGTTTTGATACGAGTGTGTTTTTCAAGCGTGTTTATCAGCAGCGAGCCGATTTGCCCGAGCTATCTTTTGCTCATGGAAATAAACATTTATTAACAGGTCTCTTTGTTCTCAATGGAATACCATGCGGGTTATTAGGGAGAGCAGGTGGGATGATTACAGGAAATGCGAGTCAATTTGTACCGATAGGAGTGAAAGCACCTTGA
- a CDS encoding C40 family peptidase has product MWKRLKVAAIGSIVVMMATTTACGRVNTSPNQAAPTQNPTVQSGTGSMQSQSLSQPGQGTTLGTDDAVIPIKVINNVKYVAARELIQTLKFQSNWEEGNQKLLIGDNDANFEVTMNSTKAMKDGSEIKVSQPFIKEGDSAYLPVSALADLFQEDMSYEVKNEQLLIHAAPVAPIEREDDNDPRANTAELEFGDDPTDPFKGEGKGTHPASMQQNEDDLEVWASTNQDEVIPVLKNIDINAMINKGMQYLGVKYLFGAGPYPQTGKFDCSTFTQYVFGKYGVKLPRLARQQAAVGQLVSRKSLRKGDLLFFYVPGRFKTNKTVGHVGIYIGNRQMLNASPAPKNGVQIINIDKPYWKSTFLRAKRVAY; this is encoded by the coding sequence ATGTGGAAAAGGCTGAAAGTAGCAGCAATTGGCAGTATAGTAGTCATGATGGCAACTACAACCGCTTGTGGAAGGGTTAATACCAGCCCCAACCAAGCAGCACCAACACAAAATCCTACCGTACAGTCAGGGACAGGCAGTATGCAGTCACAAAGCTTGTCACAACCAGGACAAGGAACGACATTAGGCACTGATGACGCTGTTATACCAATTAAAGTGATTAACAATGTCAAGTATGTAGCAGCACGTGAACTTATCCAAACCCTAAAGTTCCAGTCAAACTGGGAAGAAGGCAATCAGAAGCTGTTAATTGGCGATAATGACGCAAACTTCGAAGTGACAATGAATTCGACGAAAGCTATGAAAGATGGATCAGAAATCAAAGTTAGCCAGCCCTTTATTAAGGAGGGTGATTCGGCCTACTTGCCAGTCTCCGCATTGGCAGATTTGTTTCAAGAAGATATGTCATATGAAGTGAAAAATGAGCAATTGTTGATTCATGCGGCTCCGGTTGCTCCAATAGAACGTGAAGATGACAACGACCCTCGGGCTAATACCGCAGAGCTTGAGTTTGGCGATGATCCAACGGATCCGTTCAAAGGCGAAGGTAAGGGAACGCACCCTGCATCTATGCAACAAAATGAGGATGACCTTGAGGTGTGGGCATCCACTAATCAAGATGAAGTAATTCCAGTACTTAAGAACATTGATATTAATGCAATGATTAACAAGGGTATGCAATATCTAGGTGTGAAATATCTATTCGGTGCTGGACCTTATCCGCAAACAGGAAAATTTGACTGTTCAACGTTTACTCAATATGTATTTGGAAAATATGGCGTAAAACTTCCAAGGCTTGCTCGCCAACAAGCGGCGGTAGGACAGCTGGTAAGTCGAAAATCCTTGCGCAAAGGCGATTTGTTGTTTTTCTATGTACCAGGTCGATTCAAAACCAATAAAACTGTTGGACATGTTGGTATTTACATTGGCAATAGGCAAATGCTGAATGCTTCACCTGCGCCAAAGAATGGCGTTCAAATCATTAATATTGATAAACCGTATTGGAAATCAACGTTTCTACGAGCAAAACGTGTTGCATATTAA
- the sufB gene encoding Fe-S cluster assembly protein SufB yields MAKQMPDLEDYKYGFRDEHKSIFQSGKGLTREIVEEISRIKGEPEWMLEFRLKSLEQFFKMPMPRWGGNMDDLDFDDIQYYVRPSEKQGKTWEEVPTEIKETFDKLGIPEAEQKFLAGVSAQYESEVVYHSMQKELEDQGVIFTDTDTALREYPELFKQYFGTIIPPSDNKFAALNSAVWSGGSFIYVPKGVKCEVPLQAYFRINSENMGQFERTLIITDEESFVHYVEGCTAPIYSTNSLHSAVVEIVCLKNSRARYTTIQNWAPNIYNLVTKRAVAEEGATMEWVDGNIGSKLTMKYPAVVLKGRGAKGMVLSIAVAGKGQHQDAGAKMTHLAPDTTSTIVSKSISKHGGKVTYRGLASFGRNSQGSKANIKCDTLILDNESTSDTIPYNEIMNDNITLEHEATVSKVSEDQLFYLMSRGLTEAEATQMIVMGFIEPFTKELPMEYAVEMNRLIKFEMEGSIG; encoded by the coding sequence ATGGCTAAACAAATGCCAGATCTCGAGGATTATAAATATGGTTTTAGAGATGAGCACAAATCGATTTTTCAATCGGGTAAAGGCTTAACTCGTGAAATCGTTGAAGAAATCTCCAGAATTAAAGGCGAACCTGAGTGGATGCTAGAGTTTCGTCTGAAATCCCTGGAGCAATTTTTCAAAATGCCAATGCCGCGTTGGGGCGGAAACATGGATGATCTAGATTTCGATGATATCCAGTACTACGTAAGACCGTCCGAGAAGCAAGGCAAAACGTGGGAAGAAGTTCCTACAGAAATTAAAGAAACATTCGACAAGCTCGGTATTCCTGAAGCGGAACAAAAATTCTTAGCTGGTGTATCGGCTCAGTATGAATCTGAAGTTGTTTACCACAGTATGCAAAAGGAACTTGAAGACCAAGGCGTTATCTTTACAGATACGGATACGGCGCTTCGTGAGTACCCAGAGCTATTCAAACAGTATTTCGGAACTATTATTCCGCCAAGCGACAATAAATTCGCTGCGCTCAATAGTGCTGTATGGTCCGGTGGTTCTTTCATCTATGTGCCTAAAGGCGTAAAATGTGAAGTTCCTTTACAAGCGTACTTCCGTATTAACTCCGAGAACATGGGGCAATTCGAACGTACATTGATCATTACCGATGAAGAAAGCTTTGTACACTACGTAGAGGGCTGTACAGCTCCTATTTACAGCACAAACTCCCTTCATAGTGCGGTAGTTGAAATCGTATGTCTCAAAAACTCCCGTGCACGTTATACAACGATTCAAAACTGGGCACCGAACATCTACAACCTCGTTACCAAACGTGCGGTTGCAGAAGAAGGCGCTACTATGGAATGGGTCGATGGTAACATTGGTTCCAAGCTGACGATGAAGTACCCAGCTGTTGTGCTGAAAGGCCGCGGCGCTAAAGGGATGGTTCTTTCCATCGCTGTAGCTGGTAAAGGGCAACACCAAGATGCTGGCGCGAAAATGACGCATCTGGCGCCTGATACAACTTCGACAATCGTATCCAAATCGATTTCTAAACACGGCGGTAAAGTAACATACCGTGGTCTGGCTTCCTTCGGACGTAACTCCCAAGGTTCCAAAGCGAATATCAAATGTGATACTTTGATTCTCGATAACGAGTCAACGTCAGATACGATTCCATATAACGAAATCATGAATGACAACATCACGCTTGAGCATGAAGCGACAGTATCCAAGGTATCTGAGGACCAATTGTTCTACCTCATGAGCCGTGGTCTTACGGAGGCTGAAGCGACGCAAATGATCGTTATGGGCTTCATCGAGCCGTTCACGAAAGAACTTCCAATGGAATATGCCGTGGAGATGAATCGTCTCATTAAATTTGAGATGGAAGGTTCCATCGGTTAA
- the sufU gene encoding Fe-S cluster assembly sulfur transfer protein SufU: protein MQLDDLYRRVIMDHYKTPRNRGKFESGEAVTIDLNNPTCGDKISLQMQVEDGVVKMAKFTGEGCSISLSSASMMTDAVKGKTIEEALKMADNFSGLMKGEPVEFEYEDIEALSGVNKFPARIKCATLAWNALRKGIEHSQKIDN, encoded by the coding sequence ATGCAATTGGATGATTTATACCGTAGAGTGATTATGGATCACTATAAAACACCGCGCAACCGTGGGAAGTTTGAGTCTGGCGAAGCTGTTACCATTGATCTTAATAACCCGACCTGCGGTGATAAGATTTCCCTGCAGATGCAGGTGGAAGATGGTGTTGTGAAGATGGCTAAATTCACAGGTGAAGGCTGTTCGATTAGCTTATCCTCTGCATCCATGATGACGGATGCGGTCAAAGGTAAGACCATCGAAGAGGCGCTGAAGATGGCCGATAATTTTTCAGGCTTGATGAAGGGCGAACCTGTGGAATTTGAATATGAAGATATAGAGGCGTTATCTGGGGTGAATAAATTCCCTGCGCGGATCAAATGTGCGACCCTTGCATGGAACGCACTACGCAAAGGAATTGAACATTCCCAAAAAATCGATAACTAA
- a CDS encoding cysteine desulfurase — protein MNTSEIRELFPILKQEVNGHPLVYLDSAATSQKPIQVIEALKHYYEWDNANVHRGVHTLGSRATDAYEGARAKVAKFIGASSEQEIIFTRGTTTAINIVASSYAKSVLREGDEIVLTPMEHHSNLIPWQQAAKATGATLKYIPLQPDGSISLTDVENTITNRTKIVSVVYVSNVLGVVNPIKEIAQIAHKHGAKMMVDGAQSTPHMKVDVQELDCDFYALSGHKMCGPTGIGALYGKKALLENMEPVEFGGEMIDHVDLYESTWKELPWKFEGGTPIIAGAVGLGAAIDFLQEVGMDNIYKHDIQLTNYAMERMAQIEDLTIYGPKANRAGLVTFNLGDVHPHDVATVLDAEGVAVRAGHHCTQPLMRWLEVSSTARASFYLYNTEADIDRLVMALLKTKEYFGHAIG, from the coding sequence ATGAATACCTCGGAGATACGTGAACTTTTTCCCATTCTGAAGCAAGAGGTGAACGGTCATCCGCTGGTGTACTTGGACAGTGCTGCAACTTCCCAGAAGCCTATTCAGGTGATTGAAGCACTGAAGCACTACTATGAGTGGGACAATGCGAACGTTCACCGCGGGGTTCATACCCTAGGTTCCCGTGCAACGGATGCATACGAAGGAGCCAGAGCCAAAGTGGCTAAGTTCATCGGCGCATCCAGTGAGCAGGAAATCATTTTCACTAGAGGTACGACAACGGCAATCAACATTGTAGCAAGCAGTTATGCGAAATCTGTACTGCGTGAAGGCGATGAAATTGTCCTTACACCGATGGAGCATCATAGCAACCTGATTCCATGGCAGCAAGCTGCAAAGGCTACAGGCGCTACTTTAAAATATATTCCTTTACAGCCTGATGGTTCGATTTCGCTTACAGATGTTGAAAACACGATAACCAATCGTACGAAAATTGTTTCGGTTGTGTATGTTTCCAACGTTCTTGGTGTCGTAAATCCGATCAAAGAAATCGCCCAAATCGCCCATAAACATGGAGCGAAGATGATGGTCGATGGCGCACAAAGTACACCGCATATGAAGGTGGATGTACAGGAATTGGATTGCGACTTCTATGCGCTTTCCGGTCATAAAATGTGTGGTCCCACCGGAATCGGGGCATTGTATGGGAAGAAGGCATTGCTAGAAAATATGGAGCCTGTCGAGTTTGGCGGCGAAATGATTGATCATGTGGATCTCTATGAGTCCACTTGGAAGGAACTGCCTTGGAAGTTTGAAGGTGGAACACCAATCATTGCTGGAGCAGTAGGTCTTGGCGCGGCTATTGATTTTCTACAAGAAGTCGGTATGGACAATATTTATAAACACGATATTCAGCTCACGAACTATGCGATGGAGCGTATGGCTCAGATCGAAGATCTGACGATCTATGGTCCTAAAGCTAATCGTGCAGGACTCGTTACGTTCAATCTAGGTGATGTTCATCCTCATGATGTGGCAACCGTTCTAGATGCGGAGGGAGTTGCTGTACGCGCCGGTCACCATTGTACTCAGCCTTTAATGAGATGGCTAGAAGTAAGTTCCACGGCTCGTGCTAGCTTTTATCTGTACAATACAGAAGCAGATATTGACCGTCTTGTGATGGCCTTACTAAAAACAAAGGAGTACTTCGGCCATGCAATTGGATGA
- the sufD gene encoding Fe-S cluster assembly protein SufD, producing MSSQTTLSIDTNAVIELSRSKQEPEWVTALRTEGLALANSLELPALEKTRIDRWSISSYGSYKSQAPLASLDALPEVTKGLANSENLIVQRNSGIVFNQVSAELKQQGVIFTDLETAIRDHADLVKPYFMKAVEANENQLTALHAALWNGGIFLYVPKNVRVDLPLQALFVTDDAEATFAPHVLIVAEQFSAVTYVDNFVSSVAGAPLVQNGIVEVFVKPGARVNYASVHNLEESVTDLTYRRAIIDNDASIQWVVGEMNYGNTLSDTTSILKGKGSDSDAKVICVGTQEQKLNLTTRAVHWGKASTSDMITRAVMRDGSTAIINGITKIEKGATGCNGQQTEKVLMLSPKARGDANPILLIDEDDVKAGHAASVGQVNAEQVHYLMSRGITKEEAQRLIIYGFLAPVVSEIPIKSVEEQLQSLVERKLGQ from the coding sequence ATGAGTAGTCAAACAACACTTTCCATAGATACTAATGCTGTCATCGAGCTCTCCCGCAGCAAACAAGAGCCGGAGTGGGTGACTGCCCTTCGTACAGAAGGGTTAGCGTTAGCGAATTCTTTGGAATTACCTGCGCTAGAAAAGACGAGAATTGACCGTTGGAGCATCTCCTCCTATGGTTCCTATAAATCGCAAGCCCCTTTGGCATCCCTCGATGCTTTACCCGAAGTTACCAAAGGTTTAGCTAATTCCGAGAACTTGATCGTACAACGCAACTCCGGCATCGTGTTCAACCAAGTTTCGGCAGAATTGAAACAGCAAGGCGTTATTTTCACTGATTTGGAAACAGCCATTCGCGATCATGCGGATTTGGTGAAACCATATTTCATGAAAGCTGTAGAAGCTAATGAAAATCAATTAACAGCTTTGCATGCTGCACTATGGAACGGTGGTATTTTCCTTTATGTACCGAAAAACGTTCGTGTGGACCTTCCACTCCAAGCGTTATTTGTAACCGATGATGCCGAAGCGACTTTTGCACCGCATGTTTTGATTGTTGCAGAGCAGTTCAGCGCTGTTACTTATGTAGATAATTTTGTATCCTCTGTAGCAGGTGCTCCTTTGGTACAAAACGGAATCGTTGAAGTATTCGTGAAGCCAGGTGCGCGAGTTAACTATGCATCCGTTCATAACTTGGAAGAATCCGTTACGGATTTGACATACCGCCGTGCGATCATCGATAACGATGCGAGCATTCAGTGGGTAGTTGGTGAAATGAACTACGGTAACACACTTTCGGATACAACATCGATCCTCAAAGGCAAAGGTTCCGACTCCGATGCTAAAGTGATCTGTGTTGGAACTCAGGAGCAGAAGTTGAACCTGACTACACGCGCTGTTCATTGGGGCAAAGCATCAACAAGCGACATGATTACTCGTGCCGTAATGAGAGATGGCTCAACAGCGATCATCAACGGGATTACAAAGATCGAAAAAGGCGCAACAGGCTGTAACGGTCAGCAAACAGAGAAAGTGCTTATGCTCAGCCCGAAAGCGCGTGGCGACGCGAATCCGATTCTTCTTATTGATGAGGACGATGTTAAAGCTGGTCATGCGGCGAGTGTTGGTCAAGTCAATGCTGAGCAAGTTCACTATCTGATGTCTCGTGGGATTACGAAGGAAGAAGCTCAGCGCTTGATTATTTACGGATTCTTGGCGCCAGTCGTTTCCGAAATTCCAATTAAGAGCGTCGAAGAACAGCTGCAAAGCTTAGTAGAGAGGAAGCTGGGACAATGA